GTTTGTCCTGGAGCAAGAAGAGTACAAGAAAGAGGGCATTGAATGGGAGTTCATTGATTTTGGTATGGACTTGGCTGCCTGTATTGAGCTTATTGAGAAGGTACAGTTGAAATATTCTATTAAATAATGACATTATACTCCACAAAATGACATTCATATTTTATGTTGACAGCCAATGGGCATCTTCTCCATCCTTGAGGAGGAGTGTATGTTTCCAAAGGCAACAGACACTACcttcaaaaacaaactgtaCGACCAGCATCTCGGTAAAAGCAAGTCCTTTGAGAAGCCAAAACCAGCGAAGGGCAAAGCTGAGGCCCACTTCTCCCTGGTGCATTATGCTGGCACTGTGGATTATAACATTAATGGCTGGCTTGATAAGAACAAGGATCCTCTGAATGACTCAGTTGTTCAGCTCTATCAGAAGTCCTCTGTCAAACTGTTGGCTCTTCTTTATGCCTACCATGCCTCTGATGGTAGGATCTTGACATGTCTTCAttaaaaagttttattattgcttttatttattgGGTGTTGAAATTTACTGTTGACAGCCGAGGCTGGTGGTGgaaagaaaggaggaaagaagaaGGGTGGTTCCTTCCAGACCGTCTCTGCATTGTTTAGGGTCAGTAAGAACTTGGAGAGACACAAACAAGTGTTTTTAACCCCaacttatttatatttatcaacATTTCAGGAAAACTTGGGGAAACTCATGACAAACTTGAAGAGCACCCATCCCCATTTTGTACGTTGCTTGATTCCCAATGAATCTAAGACCCCTGGTAGgtgtcatttgtttgtttatatctGTGAGAGGTTTTGTgatatgcatgtttttaaattacaattttttAAAACTACAGGTCTGATGGAGAACTTCCTGGTCATCCACCAGTTGAGGTGTAATGGAGTGTTGGAGGGAATCCGCATCTGCAGAAAGGGCTTCCCCAGCAGAATCCTCTATGGAGACTTCAAGCagaggtatttttattttattttatttttttataattttattttattttatttttttatttttttttgcagttactGAGTGATAAATCAGATGATAATCAGTACTTGCccattttatgttttagataCAAAGTATTGAACGCCAGTGTCATCCCAGAGGGACAGTTTATTGACAACAAAAAGGCTTCAGAGAAACTCTTGGGCTCTATTGATGTTGACCACACTCAGTACAAATTTGGACATACAAAGGTATCATGTAGTTTATATTATACATGCTCATTAAAATGTACAGTGATATCCTTAATAGTGGTTGTGTCTCTTTAGGTGTTTTTCAAAGCCGGTCTGCTGGGTACactggaggagatgagagatgaGAAGTTAGCAGAGTTGGTCACAATGACTCAAGCTCTGTGCAGAGGCTTCCTCATGAGAAGAGAGTTTGTCAAAATGATGGAAAGGAGGTAAAAGAACCCATACCATtctgtttgttgtattttgtgttaaCTTTTCAAAAGCACACCTTTGTCTTCTTCAGAGAGGCCATTTACTCCATCCAGTACAATATCCGCTCATTCATGAATGTCAAAACATGGCCATGGATGAAGCTGTACTTCAAGATCAAGCCTCTGCTGAAGAGTGCAGAAACTGAAAAAGAAATGGCCCAAATGAAAGAGACCTTTGAAAAGACCAAAGAGGATCTTGCAAAAGCTCTGGCCAAGAAGAAAGAGCTGGAAGAGAAAATGGTTGCTCTGCTCCAAGAGAAGAATGACTTGGCATTGCAAGTGCAGTCTGTAAGTATATTAAACTGTGACTCACAAACATAAGTCATTATCCATTCATTATTTAACAACTTACCATTGCACTTCCAGAAGAGATATGCAGATAATGGTTTTCTAAATTGGTTGTTGGTCTCTTAGGAAACGGAGAACCTTTCAGATGCAGAGGAAAGGTGTGAGCAGCTGATCAAATCCAAAATCCAGCTTGAGGCCAAAGTCAAAGAGACAGCTGAGAGactggaggatgaggaggagatcAACGCTGAGCTGACAGCAAAGAAGAGGAAGCTGGAGGACGAGTGCTCCGAGCTGAAAAAAGACATTGACGACTTGGAGCTCACATTGGCCAAAGTGGAGAAGGAGAAACATGCCACAGAGAACAAGGTATAAATTATACTAAAAGGGTgatgtaaatatacaaatacatatttatcTTTCTGCTTTACAGGTCAAAAACCTCACAGAGGAGATGGCCTCTCAAGATGAAGCAATTGCCAAGCTGACCAAGGAGAAGAAGGCCCTCCAAGAGGCCCATCAGCAGACCCTTGATGACCTTCAGGGAGAGGAAGACAAAGTCAACACTCTGACAAAGGCCAAAACCAAGCTGGAGCAGCAAGTCGATGATGTATGTTGCTTTAAACAATAGAAAATGCTTATATAATGCTAGAAGTGTTGTCAAGTGTCAGCATGTCAAAGACTGTTTTCTGTTCTAATAGCTTGAAGGTTCTCTGGAGCAAGAGAAGAAGCTCCGTATGGATctggagagagcaaagagaaaaCTTGAAGGAGATCTTAAACTGGCTCAAGAATCCATAATGGACCTGGAGAATGACAAGCAACAATCTGAGGAGAAAATTAAGAAGTATGATAACATATATTTGCCATTTAGTGAAACTTTTTGACTTAATATTGTGATAGCTGCTGACTACCTTCTCTGTATTCTAGAAAAGACTTTGAAATCAGCCAGCTCCTGGGTAAGATTGAAGATGAGCAATCTTTGGGAATCcagttacagaaaaaaataaaggagcTTCAggtaaacaacaataaaacaccaataattCTTGTGTTTGATATTACTTAAAAACTGTATTACTGTCACATTCTGTTTCAGGCTCGTATTGAGGAGTTGGAGGAGGAAATCGAGGCTGAGCGTGCGGCTCGGGCCAAAGTCGAGAAACAACGCTCGGATCTCTCCAGGGAATTGGAGGAGATCAGTGAGAGACTGGAGGAAGCTGGTGGAGCAACTGCAGCTCAGATTGAGATGAACAAGAAACGTGAAGCTGAGTTTCAAAAGCTGCGGAGAGATCTGGAAGAGTCCACTCTGCAGCATGAGGCCACTGCTGCTGCACTGCGCAAAAAGCAGGCTGACAGTGTGGCCGAACTGGGAGAGCAGATTGACAACCTCCAGAGGGTCAAGCAGAAactggagaaggagaagagtgaATATAAAATGGAGATTGACGACCTTACAAGCAACATGGAGGCTGTTGCAAAAGCCAAAGTGAGTGATGCAGTTAATGGATGATTCAAAAAAGCAATCATCATGTGTTAATGCATACCTTTCTTCTATTAGACAAATCTTGAAAAAATGTGCAGAACATTAGAGGATCAGCTGAGTGAGCTAAAAaccaaaaatgatgaaaatgttcGCCAGGTGAATGATCTGAGCACACACAAAGCCAGGCTTCAAACTGAAACTGGTAAGAGCACCTGACAACTCACTACATGGTGTAAAACAAGAAGATTTGACTGAAGACTCACTATTATCCAAACTTAAATTTCTCTATGCACTTGTTCTGCGGGCTCACTATTTCATACTATCAATGCAATAATGCTCTACTACTCTACAAAGGTGAAGTGTCGCGCCAGCTGGAGGAAAAAGAGGCCCTGGTATCTCAGCTGACTAGAGGCAAACAGGCTTACACTCAGCAGATTGAGGAGCTGAAGAGACATATTGAGGAAGAACTTAAGGTGCAGTAACTCTGCAATGACAAAAAGCAGCATTGAAGAGATAtatttgtaatttaataaacattGTATTATAGGCCAAAAACGCCCTGGCTCACGGACTTCAATCATCACGTCATGACTGTGACTTGCTCAGAGAACAgtatgaggaggagcaggaggccaAGGCTGAGCTGCAGCGTGCACTGTCCAAGGCTAACAGTGAGGTGGCTCAGTGGAGAGCCAAATATGAGACTGATGCCATTCAGCGcactgaggagctggaggaggccaAGTGAGTCAATGAGATTTTCCAGCCACTAGAATTTATTCTTCTTCATCCAAATGTTTACATTAACTTTCTTTGAAGGAAAAAGCTGGCCCAACGTCTCCAAGATGCAGAAGAATCCATTGAGGCTGTGAATGCCAAATGTGCCTCTCTGGAAAAGACCAAGCAAAGGCTTCAGGCTGAAGTGGAAGACCTGATGATTGATGTGGAAAGAGCTAATGCTCTCGCCGCTAATCTCgacaaaaagcaaagaaactTTGATAAGGTTGGGTTTCAATTAATGTATTGACCTGGGCACTTTTAACCGCGTCACACAGATATGAATGATTGTGAATGTGTTTAGGTTCTCGCAGAATGGAAACAAAAGTATGAAGAGAGCCAGGCTGAACTGGAGGGTGTTCAGAAAGAAACTCGGTCTCTTAGTactgaaatgtttaaattaaagaaCTCCTATGAGGAGGCTCTGGACCAACTGGAgactctgaagagagagaacaaaaacCTGCAGCGTATGCACATTTTTTCCTATTATATTTCCTAGTGTAATAAATAAGTATTGCATTAACTTAACCATTCTATTACAGAGGAAATTTCAGACCTTACTGAGCAGATGGGTGAAAGTGGAAAAATGATTCATGAACTGGAAAAGGGGAAAAAGGTTGTAGAAACAGAGAAATCTGAATTACAGACTTCACTTGAAGAAGCTGAGGTATGATTAACATGCAAACATCTAAATATAGTATCTGTGGTGGATTCATATACAACAATAATCCTTCAAATATATTTTGCACAGGCCACTTTGGAGCATGAGGAATCCAAGATCCTCCGTGTCCAGCTTGAACTTACTCAGGTCAAGAGTGAGATCGACAGGAAGCTGGcagagaaagatgaagagatTGAGCAGATCAAGAGGAACAGCCAGAGAATCATTGAGACCATGCAGAGCACTTTGGACGCTGAGATCAGGAGCAGGAATGATGCTCTGAGAATCAAGAAGAAGATGGAGGGAGACCTCAATGAAATGGAGATTCAGCTGAGCCATGCCAATCGTCAGGCTGCTGAAGCCCAGAAACAACTGAGGAATGTGCAGGGCCAGCTCAAGGTGCTTTTGCTAGATTTGTTCAAGTGAAAACAGTCACACTGGATTATATGGACTTATTGTGTCTTCCACAGGATGCACAACTGCACCTTGACGAGGCCCTCAGAGGTCAAGATGAAATGAAAGAGCAGGTGGCTATAGTGGAGCGCAGAAACAACCTGATGTTGGCAGAGATTGAGGAGCTGAGAGCTGCTCTAGAGCAGACTGAGAGAAGCCGCAAAGTGGCTGAACAAGAGCTGGTGGATGCCAGCGAGCGCGTGGGGCTCCTCCACTCTCAggtaaaaaaattaagaaatgtttaaaatgtaagtatAAACTGAtcaattgaaaaataaatgcaaactaTTTGCTCTTTAGAACACCAGTCTGATCAACACAAAGAAGAAGTTGGAGGCAGATCTAATCCAGATTCAAGGAGAAGTAGAAGATGCAGTCCAGGAATCTAGAAATGCTGAGGACAAGGCCAAGAAAGCTATCACTGATGTGAGTGTAAAAGAAACTTTATAAAGACTCACCTCAGTTAGTGAAACCATGTTAATGACTGTTGAATTGCAGGCTGCCATGATGGCAGAGGAGCTAAAGAAGGAGCAGGACACCAGTTCTCATCtggagaggatgaagaagaaccTGGAGGTGACTGTGAAGGACCTGCAGCACCGTTTGGATGAGGCTGAGAACCTGGCCATGAAAGGTGGCAAGAAGCAGCTTCAGAAACTGGAGGCTAGGGTAAAGATTAAGGATACACTGCTTTTATCATACAAAGTCAGACATTTAATACAGTcaatgaaaagaaaacactttatattaaGGTGCGTGAGCTGGAGTCTGAAATTGATGCTGAGCAAAGAAGAGCGGCTGAAGCTATCAAAGGTGTTCGTAAATATgagaggagagtgaaagagCTCAGCTATCAGGTACTGGACATAATGTATATTTGATTTACTCCATAGAAGAGACTGAGGAAATATCTTCTCACTGTCATTCTCAAATTGTAGACTGAGGAAGACAAGAAAAATGTTAATCGACTGCAGGATCTGGTGGACAAACTGCAACTGAAAGTCAAAGCATACAAGAGACAGTCTGAAGAGgctgtgagtataaatgttgatGACTTTTAACTTTGATGTGTCCTAAAGTCATGGTCAAACATTGTTTTCTTTTGGGCCATGCAGGAGGAGCAGGCCAACACTCACCTGTCCCGTCTGAGGAAGGTGCAGCACGAACTCGAGGAGGCTCAGGAGCGTGCTGACATCTCAGAGTCTCAGGTCAACAAGCTCAGGGCCAAGAGCCGCGAGATCGGAAAGGTAAAGAAACACATTCAGTTGTATTATGTCATACATATGTATTATAGAAGGTTAATTCTACTAAAATTTGTTGTTTGTATCTTTGTTTCAGGCTAAGGAGGCTGAAGAATAGACTGCAGTGAGAGACAAATAAAGATCATATAATATGGCTTTGGTTTGCACATCTCTTAACATTGTAGAACTATTTCAATAAAAGCTTTTGACCAGTGCATTGTTGTCCACCCTTTGTCCAATTTACTAAGTTGTGTGATTCTTGTCTTCTAAGATTTTGCTAGCTCCATAACAGCAGTGATCAGTGTTAAATGACATGGTACATTGGACtacagctaaaaataaaatgtatacatgTACAAGAAGGAATATGAATAGCTCAGCACCACTTCCCAATAACAAAGACAAATAAATTGTCTAATCTTTAAAGTGAATTAGGAGCCATTTAAAATCTAATTACTTGATATTTCCTCTTTGAGAACCCACTGACAGCTGCTTAGTCACTCCTCTAATCTCACTGCACCTGTCTACTTGGTGGCCTTGTGAATGACACTTCCATTGGgcagttctgttttttaaaCCATCAACAATTATGGTAATTGCAATGACTTATGCATTTAAACTCCCTTCTTTAGAATACTCTATAATATTCTTACCATATATCATGGTCAGAAATCTTGTATCTTTACCCCCATCAAACAACTGTATGTCTCCTTGAGTGGGAGTTTGTGCTTAAGTATAGTGAATACGAGTGCCTCAATGCAAGTTCACAAAGTCAAACAACATGGCAAATAAGATAATAAATAATcctaaaaaatgtattcttaaaGTTTAAATTAATTGCTGAACTCAATACGTTATTCCATAgaaaaattgcattgaattgaaATACTTACATACATTCTTGATAGAGTCAGGTAAAACACAGCCCCTCATGCAATATGTGCCTCAGTCCCCACTTCATTGTCTGTCCTGTGTCTGCTATTGTCAACTAGTGAGGGGTGAAACCATGGGGTCCTACTAGATAAACTTTATAATAGTGCATTATAACAATGTGAAGAGCTGTGCCAAACATATTTCCAGTGATATCACAGCTAAATCAGATCAGAGAAATTCTCACTGAGCCACAAAGCACAATGCCCTGCTTCATGAGACATTGTATCTCATAACCCAAAAGGAGCAGCTGGAGGGGGGGTTCAAGGGATCCAAAACATCCCATAACCCCCTTCAGAGATTTGGGTGTCTTTTTTAAAAGTAAGTCATGCACCTATCGTCTTTCCTATGTGGACCTCTGCCTACTGTTTGATATTGTACTGACTGACATAGTTAACAAATGAACACGGGTACTATGGATAACTCCAGACCCTCCCCTTGTCAATCTGCccaaaattcacattttaatccTTTGACAGCTGGCTCAGCCAGTAGCACGGTCTCCTAGCATTAGATAATGGACACTTGGTTTACATGAATAGCAAAGGGATAGCTGGCAGTATGTGTCAGATTTAGCAACAAGGGTGTGAGCGCTACAGAAACACTGTATAAATAGATGGGTGTCTCATTATTATGCTGTAGCTTAATGATGGATATGTCAGAAAATGTGACTTTCACATACAGTATGTCTAGCAGAATGATGAATGAGAGAGATAAATAACTTGCTGTCAGTTATGGAAAGCAACAAGgttaaaagtaatgaaaaaggtgcactatgtaacttttctggtggtggagggtccaccacttgcttgtcttgatagagatgttattactttgtctggaatgttccacagtatgttatGAAATTAAAGACAAGCTTAATGCTATACCGAGGAACATTTCGGCACagtaataaaatctccatggagtcaagcaggcgATATGCCCCCCACAGAAAACTGCACAC
The sequence above is drawn from the Periophthalmus magnuspinnatus isolate fPerMag1 chromosome 5, fPerMag1.2.pri, whole genome shotgun sequence genome and encodes:
- the LOC117371616 gene encoding myosin heavy chain, fast skeletal muscle-like, with protein sequence MGDSEMECFGPAAVFLRKPERERIEAQNTPFDAKTAYFVAEPNEMYLKGKLVKRDGGKATVETLCGKSITVKDTEIFPMNPPKFDKIEDMAMMTHLSEPSVLYNLKERYAAWMIYTYSGLFCVTVNPYKWLPVYDSVVVAGYRGKKRVEAPPHIFSISDNAYQFMLQDRENQSILITGESGAGKTVNTKRVIQYFATIAVAGGKKQEQVSGKMQGSLEDQIIAANPLLEAYGNAKTVRNDNSSRFGKFIRIHFGTTGKLASADIETYLLEKSRVTFQLSAERSYHIFYQLATGHKPELIEGLLITTNPYDFPMISQGEITVKSINDVEEFIATDTAIDILGFNAEEKMSMFKLTGAVMHHGTMKFKQKQREEQAEPDGTEVADKISYLMGLNSADLLKALCYPRVKVGNEFVTKGQTVPQVNNSVSALCKSVYEKMFFWMVVRINEMLDTKQSRSYFIGVLDIAGFEIFDFNSLEQLCINFTNEKLQQFFNHHMFVLEQEEYKKEGIEWEFIDFGMDLAACIELIEKPMGIFSILEEECMFPKATDTTFKNKLYDQHLGKSKSFEKPKPAKGKAEAHFSLVHYAGTVDYNINGWLDKNKDPLNDSVVQLYQKSSVKLLALLYAYHASDAEAGGGKKGGKKKGGSFQTVSALFRENLGKLMTNLKSTHPHFVRCLIPNESKTPGLMENFLVIHQLRCNGVLEGIRICRKGFPSRILYGDFKQRYKVLNASVIPEGQFIDNKKASEKLLGSIDVDHTQYKFGHTKVFFKAGLLGTLEEMRDEKLAELVTMTQALCRGFLMRREFVKMMERREAIYSIQYNIRSFMNVKTWPWMKLYFKIKPLLKSAETEKEMAQMKETFEKTKEDLAKALAKKKELEEKMVALLQEKNDLALQVQSETENLSDAEERCEQLIKSKIQLEAKVKETAERLEDEEEINAELTAKKRKLEDECSELKKDIDDLELTLAKVEKEKHATENKVKNLTEEMASQDEAIAKLTKEKKALQEAHQQTLDDLQGEEDKVNTLTKAKTKLEQQVDDLEGSLEQEKKLRMDLERAKRKLEGDLKLAQESIMDLENDKQQSEEKIKKKDFEISQLLGKIEDEQSLGIQLQKKIKELQARIEELEEEIEAERAARAKVEKQRSDLSRELEEISERLEEAGGATAAQIEMNKKREAEFQKLRRDLEESTLQHEATAAALRKKQADSVAELGEQIDNLQRVKQKLEKEKSEYKMEIDDLTSNMEAVAKAKTNLEKMCRTLEDQLSELKTKNDENVRQVNDLSTHKARLQTETGEVSRQLEEKEALVSQLTRGKQAYTQQIEELKRHIEEELKAKNALAHGLQSSRHDCDLLREQYEEEQEAKAELQRALSKANSEVAQWRAKYETDAIQRTEELEEAKKKLAQRLQDAEESIEAVNAKCASLEKTKQRLQAEVEDLMIDVERANALAANLDKKQRNFDKVLAEWKQKYEESQAELEGVQKETRSLSTEMFKLKNSYEEALDQLETLKRENKNLQQEISDLTEQMGESGKMIHELEKGKKVVETEKSELQTSLEEAEATLEHEESKILRVQLELTQVKSEIDRKLAEKDEEIEQIKRNSQRIIETMQSTLDAEIRSRNDALRIKKKMEGDLNEMEIQLSHANRQAAEAQKQLRNVQGQLKDAQLHLDEALRGQDEMKEQVAIVERRNNLMLAEIEELRAALEQTERSRKVAEQELVDASERVGLLHSQNTSLINTKKKLEADLIQIQGEVEDAVQESRNAEDKAKKAITDAAMMAEELKKEQDTSSHLERMKKNLEVTVKDLQHRLDEAENLAMKGGKKQLQKLEARVRELESEIDAEQRRAAEAIKGVRKYERRVKELSYQTEEDKKNVNRLQDLVDKLQLKVKAYKRQSEEAEEQANTHLSRLRKVQHELEEAQERADISESQVNKLRAKSREIGKAKEAEE